Proteins co-encoded in one Brassica oleracea var. oleracea cultivar TO1000 chromosome C4, BOL, whole genome shotgun sequence genomic window:
- the LOC106336904 gene encoding putative F-box protein At4g05475 yields the protein MRDAKLINWAELPPELIYSILLRLSVPDRLGNARNVCRSWRRVCQDPLMWRKIEMRDMGEYKEAMDYYHAAEAMCRRAVDLSQGGLFEVNIEYFGTDSLLAYIADRSSNLKHLVLTECNHITDVGLLEAVMKLKLLEHLELSHFYFMELDLESIGLSCPLLKTLKLNNVGYYYLEDESDDDALAIAKTMTGLHHLQLIGNRLTNTGLNAIVENCPHLKSLDLRDCGYINLAPQ from the exons ATGAGAGACGCAAAACTTATAAACTGGGCGGAGCTTCCACCGGAGCTGATCTATTCGATTCTGCTCCGTCTTAGCGTGCCTGATAGACTAGGAAACGCTCGGAACGTGTGCAGATCGTGGCGACGCGTCTGTCAAGACCCCCTGATGTGGCGGAAAATCGAGATGCGAGACATGGGAGAATACAAAGAAGCCATGGATTATTATCATGCCGCGGAGGCCATGTGCCGTCGCGCCGTTGATCTAAGCCAGGGAGGCTTGTTTGAGGTCAACATTGAGTACTTCGGCACCGATTCTCTCCTCGCCTACATAGCCGACAG GTCAAGTAACCTGAAACACCTTGTACTTACTGAGTGCAATCACATAACGGATGTGGGACTTTTGGAAGCAGTCATGAAGCTCAAATTGCTTGAACACCTTGAACTTTCGCACTTCTATTTTATGGAATTGGATTTGGAATCTATAGGTCTTTCCTGCCCGCTTCTCAAGACTCTGAAGCTAAACAATGTGGGTTACTACTACTTGGAGGACGAGTCTGATGATGATGCTTTGGCAATTGCTAAAACAATGACCGGTCTTCACCACCTCCAGCTTATTGGGAACAGGTTAACAAACACCGGCTTAAACGCCATTGTTGAGAATTGTCCTCACCTCAAATCCCTTGATTTACGCGATTGTGGCTACATCAACCTTGCCCCCCAATGA
- the LOC106338865 gene encoding uncharacterized protein LOC106338865: MAVKLDIAKAFDKVEWRFVDAVMEKMGFCERWRRWIMTYITTVTYSVLINGEQTRTIKPRWGLRKGDPISPYLYIICTEGFSKLIKQNIQKQMIHGFKASRSGPPVSHLLFADDSLVFCIATEEEARNMAQILSTYQRASGQEINYAKSAISFAKGTPKQTQDGTPKQTQDTIITLLGIVKIGGFGKYLGLPETIGRNRHDTFQYIIHRIKSKLDSWYSKFLSPAGKEVLLKAVITALPTYKMSCFLLPKTIIKEITKAMRNFWWSANLEKRSIPWIAWGKITASKKKGGLGIRDMLAFNKALLAKQAWRLMNHPTSLLSRIYRAKYFRKSTFLEAKAFPSSSYAWRSIVQTQPLINKGAKWVIGNGLSVRVWKDNWLQGDCAFPPIGPRAEIYPMMTVKDLFLSGTRMWDIAKIRRLVRAEDVPRILQIRPSETGQQDILCWRLGTSASKDRSYCFPFFLGWRIWKARNKLVFENKRDHITQIVNAAVMDSKIWKEALTQNKETEQTVSNPLVSSVQEILPQHTELYCIVDASWKAPMDNIGIGWSLYCREGTLILQGSSAMNPTSTPLVAEAMAMWTAVQQLYRLYYANMFILSDCLRLISTLHCVTKGRPVQDICHPEVFGVAEDIEAVATKCNFSFRHAPRNLLDVVDKLVKDARIGNKPYHI; the protein is encoded by the exons ATGGCCGTTAAGCTTGATATTGCTAAGGCTTTTGACAAAGTGGAATGGAGATTTGTGGATGCAGTGATGGAGAAAATGGGATTTTGCGAGAGATGGAGAAGATGGATCATGACATATATCACTACGGTTACCTATTCTGTTTTGATCAATGGTGAACAAACTAGAACCATCAAACCCAGGTGGGGACTTAGAAAAGGTGATCCTATCTCACCCTATTTATATATTATCTGCACTGAAGGTTTCTCAAAATTGATCAAACAGAACATTCAGAAACAGATGATCCATGGTTTTAAGGCTTCTAGAAGTGGTCCTCCTGTTTCTCACCTATTATTTGCAGATGATTCTCTAGTATTCTGCATAGCTACAGAAGAGGAAGCAAGAAACATGGCTCAGATTCTTAGCACGTACCAGAGAGCATCAGGACAGGAGATAAATTATGCTAAGTCAGCCATCTCCTTTGCGAAAGGTACTCCTAAACAAACTCAAGATGGTACTCCTAAACAAACTCAAGATACGATCATTACGCTCCTTGGTATAGTTAAGATTGGTGGGTTCGGAAAGTATTTAGGACTACCTGAAACCATAGGTAGAAATCGTCACGACACTTTCCAATATATTATCCATAGGATAAAGAGCAAGCTGGACAGTTGGTATTCAAAATTCTTATCTCCTGCGGGTAAGGAAGTTCTGTTGAAAGCAGTAATAACAGCCTTACCCACCTACAAAATGTCTTGCTTCTTGCTTCCAAAAACTATAATTAAGGAAATTACAAAAGCTATGCGAAATTTCTGGTGGTCTGCAAATTTAGAGAAGAGATCAATCCCTTGGATAGCCTGGGGCAAGATCACAGCCTCTAAAAAGAAGGGGGGATTAGGAATCAGAGATATGCTCGCTTTCAATAAGGCCCTCCTTGCTAAACAAGCTTGGAGACTTATGAATCACCCTACATCCCTCCTCTCGAGAATCTACAGAGCAAAATATTTTAGAAAATCAACTTTTCTTGAAGCTAAGGCTTTCCCATCTTCTAGCTATGCATGGAGAAGTATAGTTCAGACTCAACCTCTGATTAACAAAGGAGCTAAATGGGTAATAGGAAATGGGCTTAGTGTTAGAGTTTGGAAAGATAATTGGCTTCAAGGAGACTGTGCCTTTCCCCCTATAGGCCCCAGAGCTGAGATATATCCAATGATGACAGTGAAAGATCTCTTTCTTTCAGGTACCAGGATGTGGGACATCGCCAAGATCAGAAGATTGGTCAGAGCAGAAGATGTACCTAGAATCCTGCAAATAAGGCCTAGTGAGACAGGACAGCAAGATATTCTTTGTTGGAGATTAGGGACATCTG CTTCAAAGGACAGGTCATACTGCTTCCCCTTCTTTCTTGGATGGCGAATTTGGAAGGCACGCAACAAACTGGTTTTTGAGAATAAGAGGGATCATATCACTCAAATCGTCAATGCAGCGGTTATGGACTCAAAGATATGGAAGGAAGCACTGACTCAGAATAAGGAGACTGAGCAAACAGTGTCCAATCCTCTAGTTTCATCAGTGCAGGAAATCCTTCCACAACACACAGAGTTATACTGTATTGTCGATGCTTCATGGAAGGCGCCAATGGATAACATTGGTATAGGGTGGTCCTTATATTGCAGAGAAGGCACTCTAATACTCCAAGGAAGCTCTGCAATGAACCCTACCAGCACTCCATTGGTAGCAGAGGCAATGGCAATGTGGACAGCAGTTCAACAACTCTACAGATTATACTACGCTAACATGTTCATACTAAGCGATTGTCTGAGGTTGATCAGCACTCTTCACTGTGTGACAAAAGGCAGACCGGTTCAAGATATATGTCATCCGGAGGTGTTTGGAGTGGCTGAGGACATAGAAGCAGTTGCTACAAAATGTAATTTTAGCTTCAGACATGCGCCTAGGAACTTATTAGATGTTGTTGACAAATTAGTCAAGGATGCTAGAATTGGTAACAAACCTTAT CACATATAA
- the LOC106338864 gene encoding uncharacterized protein LOC106338864, with product MLRSKDLGDTITEYNNSSDKDKYRAIYMICHHLQENLKTQYMTMENPYDLWIALQRRYDHQKTVLLPEAQYDWKHIRFLDYKSVDEYNSVLFRVVSLLRLCGEKVTEEEMLNKTLSTFPQTNMVLQQQYRERNFATYTELIECLLLAEANNELLLKNSQMRPPGTAPLPDISKLAIEPKKESNLVQHNDHPGPNRGRSQRRGHGSFKAHGRGRGRGATPGFSRGRGQGRSVSFKPQIKADRCHRCGMGNHWAKNCRTPKHLCELYMESLKRNPKTNMVRDPGYDGDDDDDDLEDVQDHQHESDKVDHMEFETSDILK from the coding sequence ATGCTTCGATCAAAAGATCTTGGTGACACAATCACCGAATACAACAATTCCAGTGACAAAGACAAGTATAGAGCTATCTACATGATATGCCACCATCTCCAAGAAAACTTGAAAACTCAGTACATGACCATGGAAAATCCATATGACCTTTGGATCGCTTTACAGCGAAGATATGACCACCAGAAAACGGTGTTGCTTCCAGAGGCTCAATATGATTGGAAACACATAAGGTTCTTGGACTACAAATCAGTAGATGAGTACAACTCAGTCCTGTTCAGAGTTGTGTCCTTGTTAAGGTTATGTGGTGAAAAAGTAACCGAGGAAGAGATGCTTAATAAAACTCTCTCCACGTTTCCTCAAACCAACATGGTATTGCAACAGCAGTACAGAGAGAGAAATTTCGCCACATATACTGAGTTGATAGAATGTCTCTTGTTGGCTGAAGCTAACAACGAACTGTTATTGAAAAACAGTCAGATGAGACCTCCTGGTACAGCTCCATTACCCGACATCTCTAAGCTGGCTATAGAGCCAAAGAAAGAGAGTAACCTTGTCCAACACAATGACCATCCCGGTCCAAACCGTGGAAGAAGTCAAAGACGAGGTCATGGTTCTTTTAAAGCACACGGACGAGGACGTGGTCGCGGTGCCACACCCGGCTTTAGCCGTGGTCGTGGCCAAGGCCGTAGTGTGTCTTTTAAACCACAGATCAAAGCTGATCGATGCCATAGATGTGGTATGGGTAATCATTGGGCAAAGAATTGTCGAACTCCTAAGCATTTGTGTGAGCTTTACATGGAGAGCTTAAAAAGAAACCCGAAAACTAACATGGTTCGAGACCCGGGATATGATGGTGATGATGATGATGATGACTTGGAAGACGTCCAGGATCACCAGCACGAGTCAGACAAAGTTGATCACATGGAGTTTGAAACTTCAGACATACTGAAATAA
- the LOC106341145 gene encoding uncharacterized protein LOC106341145, with amino-acid sequence MIFHIIILVLIALGSYGRLCFSHQPPTNQSNSNTSFPVNQIGSQLLGHPTPPSQSNQTSSSPAYPTQQEQNTHSPRHSTLPGQNYLNPQFPMRGPPSPAHPPPPGWNSNQSPSVPSHPSQRNPTVPFPMIQQLFHWSDLLSQRNLTLPCPVIQQRFQWSDPPSQSIQTLPFQMFQLFFQSAAHSLPPPSPSSIRISASRGPLPHEFHAMDRLSLCVLNYFFAGGPSYTSTWSQRPNLSTSIHIQCFLNQAAFSLFLLANAVFPRTRPVLAFVLDRLSFFLIVISAYLASMPMFPPYVAIIMLLVVAIVYIFARFRSNT; translated from the exons ATGATTTTTCATATTATCATTTTGGTACTCATTGCACTCGGTTCGTATGGTCGTCTCTGTTTTAGTCATCAACCACCAACAAATCAGAGCAATTCGAACACTTCATTTCCGGTGAACCAAATAGGTTCTCAGTTGCTGGGCCACCCAACTCCACCGAGTCAGAGCAATCAGACTTCGTCATCTCCGGCTTACCCAACCCAGCAAGAACAAAACACTCATTCGCCCAGGCACTCAACTCTGCCCGGTCAGAACTACCTGAATCCTCAGTTTCCTATGAGGGGTCCTCCATCTCCCGCTCATCCACCTCCACCAGGTTGGAATAGTAATCAGTCTCCTTCAGTTCCGTCTCACCCAAGTCAGAGGAACCCGACCGTTCCATTTCCGATGATCCAACAATTGTTTCACTGGTCGGATCTACTAAGCCAGAGGAACTTAACCCTTCCATGTCCGGTGATCCAGCAACGTTTTCAGTGGTCGGACCCACCAAGTCAAAGTATTCAGACTCTTCCATTTCAGATGTTTCAGCTATTTTTTCAGTCGGCGGCTCACTCACTTCCACCACCGTCTCCTTCTTCCATTAGGATTTCTGCATCACGTGGCCCACTTCCACATGAATTCCACGCAATGGACCGTCTAAGCTTATGCGTTCTAAACTATTTCTTTGCTGGTGGACCAAGCTACACATCGACGTGGTCTCAACGCCCAAACCTAAGTACCAGCATCCATATCCAATGCTTCCTCAACCAGGCAGCTTTCTCTCTCTTCCTTTTGGCGAACGCGGTGTTTCCCCGAACACGACCAGTTCTGGCTTTCGTCTTAGACCGTCTCTCATTCTTTCTAATCGTTATCTCAGCTTACTTAGCTTCTATGCCCATGTTCCCTCCCTACGTTGCTATCATTATGCTCCTAGTTGTAGCTATTGTTTACATCTTTGCTCG TTTCAGGAGTAACACTTGA